One region of Streptomyces capillispiralis genomic DNA includes:
- the lanM gene encoding type 2 lanthipeptide synthetase LanM family protein, with amino-acid sequence MTETASLPAPRSADLPPSWWAPALSLAERLAAPGLPGAPAEAAVGPAPWAVGDAEGFALRLAHLGVDRATAAALAAEPAGRLAARAAKPEWARYAEAALAGASREPAEPVTAGGEGPDAFAPVVRPLVAAATARLAESLPADAEPAVWREAFARRLTHQMVRQAARTLVHELDTARRGGRLAGAGSRERFDAFVAAAGTRQGLGALFAARPVLARMLAQTALDATAATVELAARFAADREDLAAGLLDGRDPGPLTGVDLGLGDAHEGNRSVAVLRFAGERLVYKPRPLGQHALLDGLVGWLNAKVPGLDLRTPRSLRREAYGWLEFVEHRWCRSVTETDAFYRRQGALLALLYAVDGADMHYENVIACGDQPVLVDAETLLHTGLAQPMTAGADPAADALRASVHRTCLLPHLLIGEHGALDISALGRSTDGTYPSEGLHWRDSGLDTMRAVRGPLVSPAAHNQPLPAGRPLEGADHRAALLEGFRAAYTALAADGHELLRADGPLMSGADRPARLVARATRLYATLLEESAHPSLLGDALAREGVFAVLWTESVDDEARRRLIEHETAALWRGDVPLFTHRPSGTAVRADDGTWLPGLLPVAGVASVREKIARMDEVDCHDQEWIIAATIAARGAGSPLDRPRSELAVEPVPAVAPDASRLLAAACGIADEIAARAVRDGGRTNWLGLERVSGPHWAVLPMGAGLAQGYCGVALFLAHADALAGAGRYAALAREAVRPLPALLKALADDPELSAAAGPGAYDGLGGIVYAVLRLSALLGPEPAGCLPDALTALGHAASASSDPGFAGGTAGALTAAVAVHEATGDAAALRLADTLAERLLGAVSGPGGAPAPGAAAAHGLPAGFADGAAGIAWALLRYAARRPRRAAAHTAAARALLDTASRGAGAAPADASWSRGPSGAAAVAAHLPPVPGPPAAARPADPDVRPDLSLGQGTLGTMEALAVRAGRGDPAAAGTLARHAGRVLALVEAQNHRCATPDHVPSPGLLDGLSGIGYGLLRLAHPGTVPSVLLLSHPGH; translated from the coding sequence GTGACTGAGACCGCCAGCCTCCCGGCTCCCCGGAGCGCCGACCTCCCGCCCTCGTGGTGGGCACCGGCGCTGTCCCTCGCGGAACGGCTCGCCGCCCCCGGCCTCCCCGGGGCGCCCGCCGAAGCCGCCGTCGGCCCCGCCCCGTGGGCCGTCGGGGACGCCGAGGGCTTCGCCCTGCGGCTGGCCCACCTCGGCGTGGACCGGGCCACGGCCGCGGCGCTGGCCGCCGAACCCGCCGGCCGGCTGGCCGCCCGCGCCGCCAAGCCCGAGTGGGCGCGGTACGCCGAAGCCGCCTTGGCCGGCGCCTCCCGGGAGCCGGCGGAGCCGGTCACCGCGGGGGGCGAGGGACCCGACGCTTTCGCCCCGGTCGTACGGCCGCTCGTCGCCGCCGCCACCGCGCGGCTGGCCGAGTCGCTGCCCGCGGACGCCGAACCGGCGGTGTGGCGGGAGGCGTTCGCGCGGCGGCTGACGCACCAGATGGTCCGTCAGGCGGCGCGGACCCTGGTCCACGAACTCGACACGGCGCGGCGCGGCGGGCGGCTGGCCGGTGCCGGCTCCCGTGAGCGGTTCGACGCCTTCGTCGCCGCCGCCGGCACCCGGCAGGGCCTCGGCGCGCTGTTCGCCGCCCGCCCGGTGCTGGCCCGGATGCTCGCGCAGACCGCGCTGGACGCGACCGCGGCCACCGTCGAGCTGGCGGCCCGTTTCGCGGCCGACCGGGAGGACCTGGCCGCCGGGCTCCTCGACGGACGCGACCCGGGGCCGCTCACCGGGGTGGATCTCGGCCTCGGGGACGCCCACGAGGGCAACCGGTCCGTCGCGGTCCTGCGCTTCGCCGGCGAGCGGCTGGTCTACAAGCCGCGGCCGCTCGGCCAGCACGCCCTCCTCGACGGCCTGGTGGGCTGGCTCAACGCCAAGGTGCCCGGGCTGGACCTGCGCACCCCGCGCAGTCTGCGCCGCGAGGCGTACGGCTGGCTGGAGTTCGTCGAGCACCGCTGGTGCCGGTCGGTGACCGAGACCGACGCCTTCTACCGGCGCCAGGGCGCGCTGCTGGCCCTGCTGTACGCGGTGGACGGCGCCGACATGCACTACGAGAACGTCATCGCCTGCGGTGACCAGCCGGTCCTGGTGGACGCCGAGACGCTGCTGCACACCGGGCTCGCGCAGCCCATGACGGCCGGCGCCGACCCGGCGGCGGACGCGCTGCGGGCGTCCGTGCACCGCACCTGTCTGCTGCCGCACCTGCTGATCGGCGAGCACGGCGCCCTGGACATCTCCGCGCTCGGCCGGTCCACCGACGGCACCTACCCGAGCGAGGGCCTGCACTGGCGGGACAGCGGCCTGGACACCATGCGGGCCGTGCGGGGGCCGTTGGTCAGCCCCGCGGCGCACAACCAGCCGCTGCCCGCCGGCCGTCCGCTGGAGGGCGCCGACCACCGGGCCGCGCTGCTGGAGGGCTTCCGTGCCGCGTACACGGCACTCGCCGCCGACGGGCACGAACTCCTCCGCGCGGACGGCCCGTTGATGTCCGGCGCGGACCGTCCCGCCCGGCTCGTCGCCCGCGCCACCCGCCTGTACGCGACCCTCCTCGAGGAGTCCGCCCACCCGTCGCTGCTCGGCGACGCGCTCGCCCGGGAGGGCGTCTTCGCGGTGCTGTGGACGGAGTCCGTCGACGACGAGGCGCGCCGGCGGCTGATCGAGCACGAGACGGCGGCGCTGTGGCGCGGTGACGTCCCGCTGTTCACGCACCGTCCGTCGGGAACCGCGGTGCGGGCCGACGACGGCACGTGGCTGCCCGGTCTGCTGCCGGTGGCGGGCGTGGCCTCGGTGCGGGAGAAGATCGCCCGGATGGACGAGGTCGACTGCCACGACCAGGAGTGGATCATCGCGGCCACGATCGCGGCGCGGGGTGCGGGGTCCCCACTGGACCGGCCCCGGTCCGAACTGGCGGTGGAGCCGGTGCCGGCCGTCGCGCCCGACGCGTCCCGGCTGCTCGCCGCCGCGTGCGGGATCGCCGACGAGATCGCCGCCCGCGCGGTGCGGGACGGGGGCCGGACCAACTGGCTCGGTCTGGAGCGGGTGTCCGGCCCGCACTGGGCGGTGCTGCCGATGGGCGCCGGACTCGCGCAGGGCTACTGCGGGGTGGCGCTGTTCCTGGCGCACGCGGACGCGCTGGCCGGAGCGGGCCGGTACGCCGCGCTCGCCCGGGAGGCGGTCCGTCCGCTGCCCGCCCTGCTGAAGGCCCTGGCGGACGATCCCGAACTGAGCGCGGCGGCCGGGCCGGGCGCGTACGACGGTCTCGGCGGCATCGTGTACGCGGTGCTGCGGCTGTCGGCGCTGCTGGGCCCGGAGCCGGCCGGCTGCCTGCCCGACGCGCTCACCGCCCTCGGGCACGCCGCGTCCGCCTCATCCGATCCGGGGTTCGCCGGCGGCACGGCCGGAGCCCTGACCGCCGCCGTCGCCGTGCACGAGGCGACCGGCGACGCGGCGGCGCTGCGGCTGGCGGACACCCTGGCGGAGCGGCTGCTCGGCGCGGTGTCCGGCCCCGGAGGGGCCCCGGCGCCGGGGGCCGCCGCCGCGCACGGCCTCCCCGCCGGGTTCGCCGACGGTGCCGCGGGCATCGCGTGGGCGCTGCTGCGGTACGCCGCCCGCCGCCCCCGTCGGGCCGCCGCGCACACGGCCGCCGCCCGGGCGCTGCTGGACACCGCGTCACGGGGCGCCGGGGCGGCCCCCGCGGACGCGTCCTGGTCCCGCGGGCCTTCCGGGGCGGCGGCCGTCGCCGCCCACCTGCCCCCCGTACCCGGCCCGCCCGCCGCGGCCCGGCCGGCGGACCCCGACGTGCGTCCCGACCTCAGCCTGGGGCAGGGCACGCTCGGCACCATGGAAGCCCTGGCCGTACGCGCCGGACGGGGTGACCCGGCCGCCGCCGGCACGCTCGCCCGGCACGCCGGCCGGGTGCTCGCCCTCGTCGAGGCGCAGAATCACCGTTGCGCCACCCCCGACCACGTCCCCTCCCCCGGACTGCTCGACGGGCTGTCCGGCATCGGGTACGGGCTGCTGCGCCTCGCCCATCCCGGCACCGTCCCGTCCGTCCTGCTCCTGTCCCACCCCGGCCACTGA
- a CDS encoding response regulator transcription factor produces MGAPVTVGVVALDPVLEAGTRTTLLACPDLTVCEPADARVAVLTVDRPGPAELDMVRATRALRHSPAVVLVAGALASGDALHALAAGARGLLPRRDADAPRLAHAVLAASRDDCTLPPRLLEQLLDRPADARHGAGGWSDGMLSDRERSVLRLLADGHETAEIAQRLAYSPRTVTTVVHDITQRFRLRNRAHAVAYALRAGLL; encoded by the coding sequence ATGGGAGCACCTGTAACCGTCGGCGTGGTCGCCCTCGACCCGGTACTGGAGGCCGGCACGCGCACCACCCTGCTGGCCTGCCCGGACCTGACCGTGTGCGAGCCCGCGGACGCGCGGGTCGCCGTCCTCACCGTGGACCGCCCCGGACCGGCCGAACTCGACATGGTGCGCGCCACCCGCGCCCTGCGGCACAGCCCCGCCGTCGTCCTGGTGGCGGGTGCCCTCGCCTCCGGCGACGCCCTGCACGCCCTCGCCGCCGGCGCCCGGGGCCTGCTGCCGCGCCGCGACGCCGACGCGCCCCGCCTGGCCCACGCGGTGCTGGCCGCCTCCCGCGACGACTGCACCCTGCCACCCCGTCTGCTCGAACAGCTCCTGGACCGCCCGGCCGACGCCCGGCACGGCGCCGGAGGCTGGAGCGACGGCATGCTGTCCGACCGGGAACGCTCGGTGCTGCGGCTGCTCGCCGACGGCCACGAGACGGCCGAGATCGCCCAGCGGCTCGCCTACTCACCGCGCACCGTGACCACCGTGGTCCACGACATCACCCAGCGGTTCCGGCTGCGCAACCGCGCCCACGCGGTCGCCTACGCGCTCCGGGCGGGTCTGCTGTGA
- a CDS encoding cytochrome P450: MTTHAPAPTERYLLSPDMIADPYGHLDALRDHAPVHWSPLHHAWLVTGYDQVMRCLRDPAVSADRVRPLMDAVPQGAREDAERAFGILSRWMVFNDPPQHRRLRQVFQEAFSARAVARYRAFTEKATRAVLARKATPGRTGDLLADVAKPLPALVFARWLGIPPTDGPSFWYWNTRVADLVLGTAQEESEYRASLQALVSLDDYLGALVARRRAEPGDDLISQVLREGRVGDSVTEEEFVGMLTQMAFAGGETTSNLIANTVLALHTRPDQLAAVRAEPELAQGAVEETLRLDGPSKMSIRTAARDLDLDGRTLRAGDRVFLVTAAANRDPARFPDPGRFDVRRSGATHLGFGFGAHFCIGAALARLVAVAAVRTLVCDHPGLTLADPGRPAWQPSLLNRGLTALPVHY, from the coding sequence ATGACCACCCACGCCCCCGCCCCCACCGAGCGCTACCTGCTCTCCCCGGACATGATCGCCGACCCCTACGGCCATCTCGACGCCCTGCGCGACCACGCGCCCGTCCACTGGAGCCCCCTGCACCACGCCTGGCTCGTCACGGGCTACGACCAGGTGATGCGCTGCCTGCGCGACCCCGCGGTCTCCGCCGACCGGGTGCGGCCCCTGATGGACGCCGTCCCGCAGGGCGCCCGCGAGGACGCCGAACGGGCCTTCGGGATCCTCTCGCGCTGGATGGTCTTCAACGACCCGCCCCAGCACCGCAGGCTCCGCCAGGTCTTCCAGGAGGCGTTCTCCGCCCGGGCCGTGGCCCGCTACCGCGCCTTCACCGAGAAGGCGACCCGGGCCGTCCTCGCCCGCAAGGCGACGCCCGGCCGCACCGGCGACCTCCTGGCCGACGTCGCCAAACCGCTGCCCGCCCTGGTGTTCGCCCGCTGGCTCGGCATCCCGCCCACCGACGGGCCCTCCTTCTGGTACTGGAACACCCGCGTCGCCGACCTCGTCCTCGGCACCGCCCAGGAGGAGAGCGAGTACCGGGCGTCCCTCCAGGCACTGGTGAGCCTCGACGACTACCTGGGCGCCCTCGTCGCCCGGCGCCGCGCCGAACCGGGCGACGACCTGATCAGCCAGGTGCTCCGGGAGGGCCGGGTCGGCGACTCGGTCACCGAGGAGGAGTTCGTCGGGATGCTCACCCAGATGGCGTTCGCCGGCGGGGAGACCACCAGCAACCTCATCGCCAACACCGTCCTGGCCCTGCACACCCGCCCCGACCAGCTGGCCGCCGTGCGGGCCGAACCCGAACTGGCCCAGGGGGCGGTGGAGGAGACCCTGCGCCTGGACGGCCCGTCCAAGATGTCCATCCGCACCGCCGCCCGCGACCTCGACCTCGACGGCCGCACCCTGCGGGCCGGGGACCGCGTCTTCCTCGTCACCGCCGCCGCCAACCGCGACCCGGCCCGCTTCCCCGACCCCGGCCGGTTCGACGTCCGCCGCTCCGGCGCCACCCACCTCGGATTCGGCTTCGGCGCCCACTTCTGCATCGGCGCCGCCCTGGCCCGCCTGGTGGCCGTGGCCGCCGTCCGCACGCTGGTGTGCGACCACCCCGGCCTGACCCTCGCCGACCCCGGACGCCCGGCCTGGCAGCCCTCCCTGCTCAACCGCGGCCTCACCGCCCTGCCCGTCCACTACTGA
- a CDS encoding MFS transporter has translation MATTLAGAGPRLWAPARHRSFRLLWTGQALSLLGDGFSVVAFSWITLGLTGSTLTLGYVLAFQAVPRALFTLVGGSLGDSMSPRALMVASSWTRAVLMAAVGLTGLTGNLTVWMLCAAAAAFGTVDAFFQPARVSILPSVVDDDLLTPANALMGAGARTAAVIGPAIGGLVIALTRAPVAFLVDAVCFALCGLCVARVRTRPRAPRTGTDGTPGKQASLAARIREGITYTARDPRLRTVVALDTAVNFCYAGPFTVGFATLADQVLRGGSATLGVLNGSLAAGAVLGTLAGGALGGRPRVGLLVAALAGWLSAGMAVLGLVHSTPVVVVTVLAMGFAIGFQGVFGLSWIQRNIPQDVLGRVVSVDMVLGYAVAPLSLIVCGALAGTDVSAMFGVAVAVLAATGLAVLASRTVREMR, from the coding sequence ATGGCCACCACCCTCGCCGGCGCCGGCCCACGCCTGTGGGCCCCCGCCCGGCACCGGTCCTTCCGGCTCCTGTGGACGGGGCAGGCGCTGTCCCTGCTGGGCGACGGCTTCAGCGTCGTCGCGTTCTCCTGGATCACCCTCGGCCTGACCGGCTCCACCCTCACCCTCGGCTACGTCCTGGCCTTCCAGGCCGTCCCCCGCGCCCTGTTCACCCTGGTCGGCGGCAGCCTCGGCGACTCGATGTCCCCGCGCGCCCTCATGGTCGCCTCCAGCTGGACCCGGGCCGTCCTGATGGCGGCCGTCGGACTGACCGGACTGACCGGCAACCTGACGGTGTGGATGCTGTGCGCCGCGGCCGCCGCCTTCGGCACCGTCGACGCCTTCTTCCAGCCCGCGCGCGTCTCCATCCTGCCCTCGGTGGTCGACGACGACCTGCTCACCCCGGCCAACGCGCTCATGGGGGCCGGCGCGCGGACCGCCGCCGTCATCGGCCCGGCCATCGGCGGCCTGGTCATCGCGCTGACCCGGGCGCCGGTTGCCTTCCTCGTCGACGCCGTCTGCTTCGCCCTGTGCGGCCTGTGCGTGGCCCGCGTCCGCACCCGCCCCAGGGCGCCCCGCACCGGCACGGACGGCACACCCGGGAAGCAGGCGTCCCTCGCCGCCCGCATCCGCGAGGGCATCACGTACACCGCCCGCGACCCCCGGCTGCGGACCGTCGTCGCCCTCGACACCGCCGTCAACTTCTGTTACGCCGGGCCCTTCACGGTCGGCTTCGCCACCCTCGCCGACCAGGTGCTGCGCGGCGGCTCGGCCACGCTCGGCGTGCTCAACGGCTCCCTCGCCGCGGGAGCCGTGCTCGGCACGCTCGCCGGCGGTGCCCTCGGCGGACGGCCCAGGGTCGGCCTGCTGGTGGCCGCCCTGGCCGGCTGGCTGAGCGCGGGCATGGCCGTCCTCGGTCTGGTGCACAGCACCCCGGTCGTCGTGGTGACCGTCCTCGCCATGGGCTTCGCCATCGGGTTCCAGGGCGTGTTCGGGCTGAGCTGGATCCAACGCAACATCCCGCAGGACGTGCTCGGCCGTGTCGTCTCCGTCGACATGGTCCTGGGTTACGCCGTCGCCCCGCTGTCGCTGATCGTGTGCGGGGCGCTGGCCGGCACGGACGTCTCCGCGATGTTCGGGGTGGCGGTCGCGGTGCTCGCCGCGACCGGACTGGCGGTGCTGGCGTCCAGGACGGTGCGCGAGATGCGGTAG
- a CDS encoding helix-turn-helix transcriptional regulator, translated as MRSHAPSLVGRDLQLSLLESALAEAREGRGGVVFLVGEAGVGKSRLAAEAVGGALGSGMWVLRGRSSTTGPAVPFRPLTEALMPLFRGGEPLDDAALGPYRSVLGRLIPEWDTGERESSSMVILGEAVLRLLLAAGRGQGQLLLLEDLHDADPETLEVLEYLVDHLEYTPVLLLATVRTDFSDALDLAQSARRRGVATLAELPPLTRAQVEEMTAAHLGVDGPEQVPPAVPDRLWEDSAGSPYLVEELLQSMIGAGTLVQGGDGWRTVGDLRRDVSSTLARGILRRIDRLGAQGLTLLSAAAVLGRRFSLTVLQHMTGVEDRTLLSHLHAGVAARLVIPDEPAPDWYSFRHSPTVEALFTQMTPGQRAELARRGARAVEELHPGLEGDWCALAAGLRCEAGDRVEAGRLYADAGGRALAAGALGSAVTLLSRAEELLAEAGDPQARAAVLEDLLPALAEAGDFARAFELAEDLHALGGAGLNAVRLATLHSRLAKVAHTAGRWSDGNRQVARAREVLATAPDEATAAAVDVTAAYLALDTPGPDRTQHAEKLARSAADAAERHGLPVVACQAWELLATVARERDPEESADMLRQALLTAERHRLPLQRMYAATRMSGNAWLAEGDASGLLAAREEALRLGSVNIVHTVDGILVLDAVLRGDHATARSAAADCLAVARRLRLAPVVRYVLMARATLEAHHADRAAMEATLAAFAEWDGTGSQEEPLSLGLARAFCALLEEDRDLARAELRAVRALEADNPSTYHLGGIHGLVLLLDVLAGDADRTRHEEITATAMARMRWNRQFVLLADAVLLGREGAGPRAVAAVEAALAAAEPYPLARHLGLRLIADAAHQDGWGDAVGWLRQAEHYFHERDVAAVTGACRAALRRFGAPVHQHRSGTRSIPRELRAQGVTVREFDVFRLLAERLSNKDIADRLFISPRTAEKHIASLITKTGAANRADLCARSAAFRE; from the coding sequence ATGCGTTCCCATGCGCCTTCCCTCGTCGGGCGGGACCTCCAACTCAGCCTGCTCGAAAGCGCCTTGGCCGAGGCGCGAGAGGGACGGGGCGGTGTCGTCTTCCTGGTCGGTGAGGCCGGGGTGGGCAAGTCGCGGCTCGCGGCGGAGGCCGTGGGCGGCGCGCTCGGCTCCGGGATGTGGGTCCTGCGCGGCCGCAGCAGCACCACCGGGCCCGCGGTGCCGTTCCGTCCGCTGACCGAGGCACTGATGCCGCTGTTCCGCGGCGGCGAGCCGCTGGACGACGCGGCCCTCGGCCCGTACCGGTCGGTTCTGGGGCGGCTGATACCCGAGTGGGACACCGGCGAGCGCGAGAGCAGCTCCATGGTGATCCTGGGCGAGGCGGTGCTGCGGCTGCTGCTGGCCGCCGGGCGCGGGCAGGGGCAGTTGCTGCTGCTGGAGGACCTGCACGACGCCGACCCCGAGACCCTCGAAGTCCTCGAGTACCTGGTGGACCACCTGGAGTACACGCCGGTCCTGCTGCTGGCCACCGTGCGCACCGACTTCAGCGACGCGCTGGACCTGGCGCAGTCCGCCCGCCGCCGGGGCGTCGCCACCCTCGCCGAACTCCCGCCGCTGACCCGGGCCCAGGTGGAGGAGATGACGGCGGCGCACCTGGGCGTGGACGGCCCGGAGCAGGTGCCGCCGGCGGTCCCGGACCGCCTGTGGGAGGACAGCGCGGGCAGTCCCTACCTGGTCGAGGAGCTGCTGCAGTCCATGATCGGGGCGGGCACCCTGGTGCAGGGCGGCGACGGCTGGCGCACGGTCGGCGACCTGCGCCGTGACGTCTCCTCCACGCTGGCCCGGGGCATCCTGCGCCGCATCGACCGGCTGGGCGCGCAGGGCCTGACGCTGCTGTCGGCCGCCGCGGTGCTGGGCCGCCGCTTCTCGCTCACCGTGCTCCAGCACATGACCGGCGTCGAGGACCGGACCCTGCTGAGCCATCTGCACGCGGGTGTCGCCGCCCGGCTGGTCATCCCCGACGAGCCCGCCCCCGACTGGTACTCCTTCCGCCACTCCCCCACCGTGGAGGCGCTGTTCACGCAGATGACGCCGGGGCAGCGCGCGGAGCTGGCACGGCGCGGCGCACGGGCCGTCGAGGAGCTGCACCCGGGCCTCGAAGGCGACTGGTGCGCGCTGGCGGCCGGGCTGCGCTGCGAGGCCGGGGACCGGGTGGAGGCGGGGCGGCTCTACGCGGACGCCGGCGGGCGGGCCCTGGCGGCGGGCGCCCTGGGCTCGGCGGTCACCCTGCTCAGCCGGGCCGAGGAGCTGCTGGCCGAGGCCGGTGATCCGCAGGCCCGGGCCGCGGTGCTGGAGGACCTGCTGCCCGCGCTCGCGGAGGCCGGTGACTTCGCCCGCGCCTTCGAACTGGCCGAGGACCTGCACGCGCTGGGCGGGGCCGGGCTGAACGCCGTACGGCTGGCCACGCTGCACAGCCGGCTGGCCAAGGTGGCCCACACCGCGGGCCGGTGGAGCGACGGCAACCGGCAGGTGGCCCGGGCCCGCGAGGTCCTGGCGACGGCCCCGGACGAGGCGACGGCCGCGGCCGTCGACGTCACGGCCGCCTACCTCGCCCTGGACACCCCGGGTCCGGACCGCACCCAGCACGCGGAGAAGCTGGCCCGCTCGGCGGCCGACGCCGCCGAGCGGCACGGCCTGCCGGTCGTCGCCTGCCAGGCGTGGGAGCTGCTGGCCACCGTCGCCCGTGAGCGGGACCCCGAGGAGTCCGCGGACATGCTCCGGCAGGCCCTCCTGACGGCGGAACGGCACCGGCTGCCCCTTCAGCGCATGTACGCGGCCACCCGCATGAGCGGCAACGCCTGGCTCGCCGAGGGCGACGCCTCCGGCCTGCTGGCGGCCCGTGAGGAGGCGCTGCGGCTCGGCTCGGTGAACATCGTGCACACGGTGGACGGCATCCTCGTCCTGGACGCGGTACTGCGCGGTGACCACGCGACCGCGCGGTCGGCCGCGGCGGACTGCCTGGCGGTGGCGCGGCGGCTGCGCCTGGCGCCCGTCGTGCGGTACGTCCTGATGGCGCGGGCCACCCTGGAGGCGCACCACGCGGACCGGGCGGCGATGGAGGCGACGCTGGCGGCGTTCGCCGAGTGGGACGGCACGGGTTCGCAGGAGGAGCCGCTGAGCCTCGGCCTGGCCCGCGCCTTCTGCGCGCTGCTGGAGGAGGACCGCGACCTGGCGCGCGCCGAACTGCGAGCGGTGCGGGCGCTGGAGGCGGACAACCCCTCCACGTACCACCTCGGCGGGATCCACGGCCTGGTCCTGCTGCTGGACGTGCTCGCCGGTGACGCGGACCGGACCCGGCACGAGGAGATCACCGCCACCGCGATGGCCCGGATGCGGTGGAACCGCCAGTTCGTCCTGCTCGCCGACGCCGTGCTGCTGGGCCGGGAGGGCGCGGGGCCGCGCGCGGTCGCGGCGGTGGAGGCGGCGCTGGCGGCGGCGGAACCGTATCCGCTCGCCCGGCACCTGGGGCTGCGGCTGATCGCGGACGCGGCGCACCAGGACGGCTGGGGCGACGCGGTGGGCTGGCTGCGGCAGGCCGAGCACTACTTCCACGAGCGGGACGTCGCGGCCGTCACCGGCGCCTGCCGGGCGGCGCTGCGCCGCTTCGGCGCCCCGGTGCACCAGCACCGCTCCGGCACCCGCTCGATCCCGCGGGAGCTGCGCGCCCAGGGCGTGACCGTGCGGGAGTTCGACGTGTTCCGGCTGCTCGCGGAGCGGCTCAGCAACAAGGACATCGCCGACCGGCTGTTCATCTCGCCCCGCACGGCGGAGAAGCACATCGCGAGCCTGATCACCAAGACGGGGGCGGCCAACCGCGCGGACCTGTGCGCGCGGTCGGCCGCCTTCCGGGAATAG